Proteins encoded in a region of the Candidatus Angelobacter sp. genome:
- a CDS encoding LysR family transcriptional regulator: MQIESLKVFCDLAETESFTKAAQINHVTQSAVSQQISSLERQFKSLLIERSKKKFRLTREGQVLYEYSKQIIQTYDSLHSRLQEIKDIISGTIRVATIYSIGLHDLPPYMKKFLKAYPTVHVHVEYRRANQVYEDVLGNVVDLGLVAFPSKDIKLEIVPLRRDNMVLICHPQHALAKLKTVKLAAIAGQKFIAFEPDIPTRKAIDRILKDNNVTVHPVMEFDNIETVKRAVEIDAGISIVPQGTIAQEVAKQTLAAAQFEDAQFFRQLAAIYKKNKVLSPAMKQFLAILKEPQ; this comes from the coding sequence ATGCAAATCGAGAGCCTGAAGGTCTTCTGTGACCTGGCGGAGACGGAGAGTTTCACCAAGGCGGCCCAAATCAACCACGTCACCCAGTCCGCCGTCAGCCAGCAGATCAGCTCGCTGGAACGCCAGTTCAAGTCCCTGCTCATCGAGCGCAGCAAAAAAAAATTCCGGCTCACTCGCGAAGGTCAGGTGCTTTACGAATACAGCAAGCAGATCATCCAGACCTACGATTCGCTGCACAGCCGGCTTCAGGAAATCAAGGACATCATTTCCGGCACCATCCGCGTGGCCACCATCTACAGCATCGGCCTGCACGATCTCCCGCCTTACATGAAGAAGTTTCTGAAGGCGTATCCGACGGTCCACGTCCATGTCGAATACCGGCGCGCCAACCAGGTCTATGAAGACGTGCTCGGCAACGTCGTGGACCTCGGCCTCGTTGCCTTCCCGAGCAAGGACATCAAACTGGAGATCGTTCCGTTGCGGCGCGACAACATGGTGCTCATCTGCCATCCACAGCATGCGCTGGCAAAATTGAAAACCGTCAAACTGGCCGCCATCGCGGGCCAGAAATTCATCGCCTTTGAGCCGGACATTCCCACGCGCAAGGCGATCGACCGGATTCTCAAGGACAACAACGTGACCGTGCATCCGGTGATGGAGTTTGATAATATCGAAACCGTGAAACGCGCTGTGGAAATCGACGCAGGCATTTCCATCGTCCCGCAGGGGACCATCGCGCAGGAGGTCGCAAAGCAGACGCTGGCGGCGGCGCAGTTCGAGGATGCGCAGTTTTTCCGCCAGCTCGCGGCGATCTACAAGAAGAACAAGGTGCTTTCGCCGGCCATGAAGCAGTTCCTCGCCATCCTCAAGGAACCGCAGTAA